A region of Arvicanthis niloticus isolate mArvNil1 chromosome 18, mArvNil1.pat.X, whole genome shotgun sequence DNA encodes the following proteins:
- the LOC117723169 gene encoding pyrethroid hydrolase Ces2a-like isoform X2: MLRDRLPRWLNAVIYGLLLLLCRMQGQGSTSPIRNTHTGQVRGSFVHVKDTKSGVHAFLGIPFAKPPVGPLRFAPPEDPEPWSGVRDGTLQPAMCLQTDMMNLEGVEEMRMTLLPMSEDCLYLNIYTPAHAQEGSNLPVMVWIHGGALVIGSASMNDASTLAANEEIVIVSIQYRLGILGFFSTGDQHARGNWGYLDQVAALRWVQKNIAYFGGNRDRVTIFGVSAGGTSVSSHVVSPMSQGLFHGAIMQSGVALLPGLISDTSEVVYKTVANLSGCEAPDSEALIHCLRAKSKQEILAINQVFMMIPGVVDGTFLPKYPQELLASKDFHPVPSIIGVNTDECGWGVPTIMGLYHIIETITRETLPAVLKSTAAKMMLPPECGDLLMEEYMGDTQDPETLQAQFREMLGDFMFVIPALQVAHFQRSHGPVYFYEFQHLLSFVKHVRPFYPKADHGDDVLFVFGSYFWGMKFDLTEEEELLKQRMMKYWANFARNGNPNSEGLPHWPVLDQDEQYLQLNTQPAVGRALKARRLQFWTKTLPQKIQELKGSQDKHAEL, encoded by the exons GCCAAGGCTCAACCAGCCCCATCAGGAACACACATACAGGTCAAGTGAGAGGCAGTTTTGTCCATGTAAAAGACACTAAATCTGGTGTCCACGCCTTCCTGGGAATTCCCTTTGCCAAGCCTCCTGTAGGACCACTGCGCTTTGCACCTCCTGAGGACCCTGAGCCATGGAGTGGTGTGAGAGATGGGACCTTACAGCCGGCCAT GTGTCTGCAGACTGATATGATGAATTTAGAGGGTGTGGAGGAGATGAGGATGACCTTGCTTCCTATGTCTGAGGACTGCCTGTATCTCAACATCTACACACCAGCTCATGCCCAGGAGGGCTCAAACCTGCCT GTGATGGTATGGATCCACGGTGGGGCACTGGTTATAGGATCGGCTTCCATGAATGATGCATCCACACTGGCAGCCAATGAGGAAATAGTAATTGTCTCCATCCAGTATCGCTTGGGTATCCTTGGCTTCTTCAG CACTGGAGACCAGCATGCCAGAGGCAACTGGGGATACCTGGACCAAGTGGCTGCCCTACGTTGGGTGCAGAAAAATATTGCTTACTTTGGAGGCAACCGTGACAGGGTCACTATATTTGGAGTCTCGGCAGGAGGCACAAGCGTGTCTTCCCATGTTGTGTCCCCCATGTCCCAAGGACTCTTTCATGGAGCCATTATGCAGAGCGGAGTGGCCCTGCTGCCTGGCCTCATCTCTGACACCTCTGAGGTGGTCTACAAG ACAGTAGCCAACCTATCTGGATGTGAGGCCCCAGACTCAGAAGCCCTGATACACTGCCTGCGAGCAAAGAGTAAACAAGAGATCCTGGCTATTAACCAG GTCTTCATGATGATTCCTGGAGTGGTGGATGGGACATTCCTACCCAAGTATCCTCAGGAGCTGTTGGCCTCTAAGGATtttcaccctgtccccagcatcATTGGTGTCAACACAGATGAATGTGGCTGGGGAGTCCCAACG ATTATGGGCCTTTATCATATCATAGAGACGATAACTAGAGAGACTCTGCCAGCTGTTTTGAAGAGCACAGCAGCAAAGATG atgctgcctcctgagtgtggtgACCTGCTAATGGAAGAGTACATGGGGGACACTCAGGACCCAGAGACTCTCCAAGCACAGTTCAGAGAGATGCTGGGGGACTTCATGTTTGTGATCCCTGCTCTCCAAGTGGCACATTTCCAGC GTTCCCACGGTCCTGTGTACTTCTATGAGTTCCAGCATCTGCTCAGCTTTGTCAAGCATGTCAGGCCATTCTATCCGAAGGCAGACCATGGGGATGATGTTCTCTTTGTCTTCGGCTCCTATTTCTGGGGCATGAAAT TTGACCTCACTGAGGAGGAGGAGCTGTTAAAACAGAGGATGATGAAGTACTGGGCCAACTTTGCAAGAAATGG GAACCCCAACAGCGAGGGTCTACCCCACTGGCCTGTGTTGGACCAAGATGAGCAGTATCTGCAGCTGAACACACAGCCTGCTGTGGGCCgagccctgaaggccagaaggctgCAGTTCTGGACCAAGACTCTGCCCCAGAAGATCCAGGAGCTAAAGGGATCTCAGGACAAGCATGCAGAGCTGTAG
- the LOC117723169 gene encoding pyrethroid hydrolase Ces2a-like isoform X4, giving the protein MCLQTDMMNLEGVEEMRMTLLPMSEDCLYLNIYTPAHAQEGSNLPVMVWIHGGALVIGSASMNDASTLAANEEIVIVSIQYRLGILGFFSTGDQHARGNWGYLDQVAALRWVQKNIAYFGGNRDRVTIFGVSAGGTSVSSHVVSPMSQGLFHGAIMQSGVALLPGLISDTSEVVYKTVANLSGCEAPDSEALIHCLRAKSKQEILAINQVFMMIPGVVDGTFLPKYPQELLASKDFHPVPSIIGVNTDECGWGVPTIMGLYHIIETITRETLPAVLKSTAAKMMLPPECGDLLMEEYMGDTQDPETLQAQFREMLGDFMFVIPALQVAHFQRSHGPVYFYEFQHLLSFVKHVRPFYPKADHGDDVLFVFGSYFWGMKFDLTEEEELLKQRMMKYWANFARNGNPNSEGLPHWPVLDQDEQYLQLNTQPAVGRALKARRLQFWTKTLPQKIQELKGSQDKHAEL; this is encoded by the exons AT GTGTCTGCAGACTGATATGATGAATTTAGAGGGTGTGGAGGAGATGAGGATGACCTTGCTTCCTATGTCTGAGGACTGCCTGTATCTCAACATCTACACACCAGCTCATGCCCAGGAGGGCTCAAACCTGCCT GTGATGGTATGGATCCACGGTGGGGCACTGGTTATAGGATCGGCTTCCATGAATGATGCATCCACACTGGCAGCCAATGAGGAAATAGTAATTGTCTCCATCCAGTATCGCTTGGGTATCCTTGGCTTCTTCAG CACTGGAGACCAGCATGCCAGAGGCAACTGGGGATACCTGGACCAAGTGGCTGCCCTACGTTGGGTGCAGAAAAATATTGCTTACTTTGGAGGCAACCGTGACAGGGTCACTATATTTGGAGTCTCGGCAGGAGGCACAAGCGTGTCTTCCCATGTTGTGTCCCCCATGTCCCAAGGACTCTTTCATGGAGCCATTATGCAGAGCGGAGTGGCCCTGCTGCCTGGCCTCATCTCTGACACCTCTGAGGTGGTCTACAAG ACAGTAGCCAACCTATCTGGATGTGAGGCCCCAGACTCAGAAGCCCTGATACACTGCCTGCGAGCAAAGAGTAAACAAGAGATCCTGGCTATTAACCAG GTCTTCATGATGATTCCTGGAGTGGTGGATGGGACATTCCTACCCAAGTATCCTCAGGAGCTGTTGGCCTCTAAGGATtttcaccctgtccccagcatcATTGGTGTCAACACAGATGAATGTGGCTGGGGAGTCCCAACG ATTATGGGCCTTTATCATATCATAGAGACGATAACTAGAGAGACTCTGCCAGCTGTTTTGAAGAGCACAGCAGCAAAGATG atgctgcctcctgagtgtggtgACCTGCTAATGGAAGAGTACATGGGGGACACTCAGGACCCAGAGACTCTCCAAGCACAGTTCAGAGAGATGCTGGGGGACTTCATGTTTGTGATCCCTGCTCTCCAAGTGGCACATTTCCAGC GTTCCCACGGTCCTGTGTACTTCTATGAGTTCCAGCATCTGCTCAGCTTTGTCAAGCATGTCAGGCCATTCTATCCGAAGGCAGACCATGGGGATGATGTTCTCTTTGTCTTCGGCTCCTATTTCTGGGGCATGAAAT TTGACCTCACTGAGGAGGAGGAGCTGTTAAAACAGAGGATGATGAAGTACTGGGCCAACTTTGCAAGAAATGG GAACCCCAACAGCGAGGGTCTACCCCACTGGCCTGTGTTGGACCAAGATGAGCAGTATCTGCAGCTGAACACACAGCCTGCTGTGGGCCgagccctgaaggccagaaggctgCAGTTCTGGACCAAGACTCTGCCCCAGAAGATCCAGGAGCTAAAGGGATCTCAGGACAAGCATGCAGAGCTGTAG
- the LOC117723169 gene encoding pyrethroid hydrolase Ces2a-like isoform X3 encodes MPLARLPGWLYVVVYGLLLLLQHVHGQGSTSPIRNTHTGQVRGSFVHVKDTKSGVHAFLGIPFAKPPVGPLRFAPPEDPEPWSGVRDGTLQPAMCLQTDMMNLEGVEEMRMTLLPMSEDCLYLNIYTPAHAQEGSNLPVMVWIHGGALVIGSASMNDASTLAANEEIVIVSIQYRLGILGFFSTGDQHARGNWGYLDQVAALRWVQKNIAYFGGNRDRVTIFGVSAGGTSVSSHVVSPMSQGLFHGAIMQSGVALLPGLISDTSEVVYKTVANLSGCEAPDSEALIHCLRAKSKQEILAINQVFMMIPGVVDGTFLPKYPQELLASKDFHPVPSIIGVNTDECGWGVPTIMGLYHIIETITRETLPAVLKSTAAKMMLPPECGDLLMEEYMGDTQDPETLQAQFREMLGDFMFVIPALQVAHFQRSHGPVYFYEFQHLLSFVKHVRPFYPKADHGDDVLFVFGSYFWGMKFDLTEEEELLKQRMMKYWANFARNGNPNSEGLPHWPVLDQDEQYLQLNTQPAVGRALKARRLQFWTKTLPQKIQELKGSQDKHAEL; translated from the exons ATGCCTTTGGCTAGACTCCCTGGTTGGCTGTATGTTGTGGTCTATgggctcctgcttctcctccagcATGTGCATG GCCAAGGCTCAACCAGCCCCATCAGGAACACACATACAGGTCAAGTGAGAGGCAGTTTTGTCCATGTAAAAGACACTAAATCTGGTGTCCACGCCTTCCTGGGAATTCCCTTTGCCAAGCCTCCTGTAGGACCACTGCGCTTTGCACCTCCTGAGGACCCTGAGCCATGGAGTGGTGTGAGAGATGGGACCTTACAGCCGGCCAT GTGTCTGCAGACTGATATGATGAATTTAGAGGGTGTGGAGGAGATGAGGATGACCTTGCTTCCTATGTCTGAGGACTGCCTGTATCTCAACATCTACACACCAGCTCATGCCCAGGAGGGCTCAAACCTGCCT GTGATGGTATGGATCCACGGTGGGGCACTGGTTATAGGATCGGCTTCCATGAATGATGCATCCACACTGGCAGCCAATGAGGAAATAGTAATTGTCTCCATCCAGTATCGCTTGGGTATCCTTGGCTTCTTCAG CACTGGAGACCAGCATGCCAGAGGCAACTGGGGATACCTGGACCAAGTGGCTGCCCTACGTTGGGTGCAGAAAAATATTGCTTACTTTGGAGGCAACCGTGACAGGGTCACTATATTTGGAGTCTCGGCAGGAGGCACAAGCGTGTCTTCCCATGTTGTGTCCCCCATGTCCCAAGGACTCTTTCATGGAGCCATTATGCAGAGCGGAGTGGCCCTGCTGCCTGGCCTCATCTCTGACACCTCTGAGGTGGTCTACAAG ACAGTAGCCAACCTATCTGGATGTGAGGCCCCAGACTCAGAAGCCCTGATACACTGCCTGCGAGCAAAGAGTAAACAAGAGATCCTGGCTATTAACCAG GTCTTCATGATGATTCCTGGAGTGGTGGATGGGACATTCCTACCCAAGTATCCTCAGGAGCTGTTGGCCTCTAAGGATtttcaccctgtccccagcatcATTGGTGTCAACACAGATGAATGTGGCTGGGGAGTCCCAACG ATTATGGGCCTTTATCATATCATAGAGACGATAACTAGAGAGACTCTGCCAGCTGTTTTGAAGAGCACAGCAGCAAAGATG atgctgcctcctgagtgtggtgACCTGCTAATGGAAGAGTACATGGGGGACACTCAGGACCCAGAGACTCTCCAAGCACAGTTCAGAGAGATGCTGGGGGACTTCATGTTTGTGATCCCTGCTCTCCAAGTGGCACATTTCCAGC GTTCCCACGGTCCTGTGTACTTCTATGAGTTCCAGCATCTGCTCAGCTTTGTCAAGCATGTCAGGCCATTCTATCCGAAGGCAGACCATGGGGATGATGTTCTCTTTGTCTTCGGCTCCTATTTCTGGGGCATGAAAT TTGACCTCACTGAGGAGGAGGAGCTGTTAAAACAGAGGATGATGAAGTACTGGGCCAACTTTGCAAGAAATGG GAACCCCAACAGCGAGGGTCTACCCCACTGGCCTGTGTTGGACCAAGATGAGCAGTATCTGCAGCTGAACACACAGCCTGCTGTGGGCCgagccctgaaggccagaaggctgCAGTTCTGGACCAAGACTCTGCCCCAGAAGATCCAGGAGCTAAAGGGATCTCAGGACAAGCATGCAGAGCTGTAG
- the LOC117723169 gene encoding pyrethroid hydrolase Ces2a-like isoform X1 yields the protein MVHCYHDCVLVDRSPRASPVTAFCSVISHQHPHWVGQGSTSPIRNTHTGQVRGSFVHVKDTKSGVHAFLGIPFAKPPVGPLRFAPPEDPEPWSGVRDGTLQPAMCLQTDMMNLEGVEEMRMTLLPMSEDCLYLNIYTPAHAQEGSNLPVMVWIHGGALVIGSASMNDASTLAANEEIVIVSIQYRLGILGFFSTGDQHARGNWGYLDQVAALRWVQKNIAYFGGNRDRVTIFGVSAGGTSVSSHVVSPMSQGLFHGAIMQSGVALLPGLISDTSEVVYKTVANLSGCEAPDSEALIHCLRAKSKQEILAINQVFMMIPGVVDGTFLPKYPQELLASKDFHPVPSIIGVNTDECGWGVPTIMGLYHIIETITRETLPAVLKSTAAKMMLPPECGDLLMEEYMGDTQDPETLQAQFREMLGDFMFVIPALQVAHFQRSHGPVYFYEFQHLLSFVKHVRPFYPKADHGDDVLFVFGSYFWGMKFDLTEEEELLKQRMMKYWANFARNGNPNSEGLPHWPVLDQDEQYLQLNTQPAVGRALKARRLQFWTKTLPQKIQELKGSQDKHAEL from the exons ATGGTGCA ttGCTATCATGACTGTGTACTGGTTGACAGGAGCCCCAGGGCTTCTCCTGTTACAGCTTTCTGCTCCGTGATTTCacaccagcacccacattgggttg GCCAAGGCTCAACCAGCCCCATCAGGAACACACATACAGGTCAAGTGAGAGGCAGTTTTGTCCATGTAAAAGACACTAAATCTGGTGTCCACGCCTTCCTGGGAATTCCCTTTGCCAAGCCTCCTGTAGGACCACTGCGCTTTGCACCTCCTGAGGACCCTGAGCCATGGAGTGGTGTGAGAGATGGGACCTTACAGCCGGCCAT GTGTCTGCAGACTGATATGATGAATTTAGAGGGTGTGGAGGAGATGAGGATGACCTTGCTTCCTATGTCTGAGGACTGCCTGTATCTCAACATCTACACACCAGCTCATGCCCAGGAGGGCTCAAACCTGCCT GTGATGGTATGGATCCACGGTGGGGCACTGGTTATAGGATCGGCTTCCATGAATGATGCATCCACACTGGCAGCCAATGAGGAAATAGTAATTGTCTCCATCCAGTATCGCTTGGGTATCCTTGGCTTCTTCAG CACTGGAGACCAGCATGCCAGAGGCAACTGGGGATACCTGGACCAAGTGGCTGCCCTACGTTGGGTGCAGAAAAATATTGCTTACTTTGGAGGCAACCGTGACAGGGTCACTATATTTGGAGTCTCGGCAGGAGGCACAAGCGTGTCTTCCCATGTTGTGTCCCCCATGTCCCAAGGACTCTTTCATGGAGCCATTATGCAGAGCGGAGTGGCCCTGCTGCCTGGCCTCATCTCTGACACCTCTGAGGTGGTCTACAAG ACAGTAGCCAACCTATCTGGATGTGAGGCCCCAGACTCAGAAGCCCTGATACACTGCCTGCGAGCAAAGAGTAAACAAGAGATCCTGGCTATTAACCAG GTCTTCATGATGATTCCTGGAGTGGTGGATGGGACATTCCTACCCAAGTATCCTCAGGAGCTGTTGGCCTCTAAGGATtttcaccctgtccccagcatcATTGGTGTCAACACAGATGAATGTGGCTGGGGAGTCCCAACG ATTATGGGCCTTTATCATATCATAGAGACGATAACTAGAGAGACTCTGCCAGCTGTTTTGAAGAGCACAGCAGCAAAGATG atgctgcctcctgagtgtggtgACCTGCTAATGGAAGAGTACATGGGGGACACTCAGGACCCAGAGACTCTCCAAGCACAGTTCAGAGAGATGCTGGGGGACTTCATGTTTGTGATCCCTGCTCTCCAAGTGGCACATTTCCAGC GTTCCCACGGTCCTGTGTACTTCTATGAGTTCCAGCATCTGCTCAGCTTTGTCAAGCATGTCAGGCCATTCTATCCGAAGGCAGACCATGGGGATGATGTTCTCTTTGTCTTCGGCTCCTATTTCTGGGGCATGAAAT TTGACCTCACTGAGGAGGAGGAGCTGTTAAAACAGAGGATGATGAAGTACTGGGCCAACTTTGCAAGAAATGG GAACCCCAACAGCGAGGGTCTACCCCACTGGCCTGTGTTGGACCAAGATGAGCAGTATCTGCAGCTGAACACACAGCCTGCTGTGGGCCgagccctgaaggccagaaggctgCAGTTCTGGACCAAGACTCTGCCCCAGAAGATCCAGGAGCTAAAGGGATCTCAGGACAAGCATGCAGAGCTGTAG